One Microbacterium sp. zg-B96 genomic region harbors:
- a CDS encoding glycerol-3-phosphate dehydrogenase/oxidase: MPTADENPGFAALAARAHADVLILGGGINGLAAFRDLAMQGVDVALVERADYVSGASAASSHMIHGGVRYLENGEFRLVHEAVTERNALLKDAPHYVRPLQTTIPIFSTFSGLLSAPLRFLRHGKGKPRERGAALIKIGLVIYDSFSRGGGQVPRHTFYGRKRSLRQLPELNPRVKYTATYWDASVHDPERLAIDVLRDGISAGGDRARAANYTAAVGAAGGGIVLRDEGSGAETVFTASVVVNATGPWVDLTNAALGDRAPRMGGTKGSHIVVDSPELLAATGGRELFFENEDGRIVLIYPLQGRVLIGTTDLEHDMREPAVCTEAEVDYFIDLVAQVLPSVRVDRSHIVYRFSGVRPLPRHDEVAPGFVSRDYRIDATRIDGTPAVVLSLVGGKWTTFRASAERLADTVLTHLGVPRRRSTKSVAIGGGQGFPATQRARVQWVADHTGALPTARVDRLLSRYGTVATEVIAAIVGDPGDAPLTLAPQYSSAELRHVAATEHVRHLDDVLMRRTSLAFIGAVTPDAAREVAEVIAPVLGWDDARVRHEIDRGLRAVRAAEPAPENEETPWPTT, translated from the coding sequence ATGCCGACTGCCGACGAGAACCCCGGATTTGCGGCGCTCGCCGCCCGAGCACATGCGGATGTCCTCATCCTGGGCGGTGGCATCAACGGCCTCGCGGCGTTCCGGGACCTCGCGATGCAGGGCGTCGATGTCGCCCTGGTCGAGCGCGCCGACTATGTCAGCGGCGCCTCGGCGGCCTCCTCGCACATGATCCATGGCGGGGTGCGCTACCTCGAGAACGGGGAGTTCCGCCTGGTGCATGAGGCGGTCACCGAGCGCAACGCGCTGCTGAAGGATGCACCGCACTACGTGCGACCGCTGCAGACGACGATCCCGATCTTCTCCACCTTCTCGGGGCTCCTCTCGGCGCCGCTGCGTTTCCTGCGCCACGGCAAGGGCAAGCCGCGGGAGCGCGGGGCCGCGCTGATCAAGATCGGCCTGGTCATCTACGACTCGTTCTCGCGTGGCGGGGGGCAGGTTCCCCGGCACACCTTCTACGGTCGCAAGCGGTCACTTCGACAGCTGCCCGAGCTGAACCCGCGGGTGAAGTACACCGCCACGTACTGGGATGCCTCGGTGCACGACCCGGAACGACTCGCGATCGACGTGCTGCGCGACGGCATCAGCGCCGGCGGTGACCGTGCCCGCGCGGCCAATTACACCGCCGCGGTGGGAGCCGCCGGCGGCGGCATCGTGCTGCGCGACGAGGGGAGCGGGGCGGAGACGGTCTTCACGGCATCCGTCGTCGTCAACGCCACCGGCCCCTGGGTGGATCTCACGAACGCCGCGCTGGGGGACCGGGCACCGCGGATGGGCGGTACCAAGGGCTCGCACATCGTCGTCGACAGCCCCGAGTTGCTGGCGGCCACCGGCGGCCGGGAGCTTTTCTTCGAGAACGAGGACGGCCGCATCGTCCTGATCTACCCGTTGCAGGGTCGGGTGCTCATCGGCACCACCGACCTCGAGCACGACATGCGCGAACCTGCCGTGTGTACCGAGGCGGAGGTGGACTACTTCATCGATCTCGTGGCCCAGGTGCTCCCGAGCGTCCGCGTCGACCGCTCGCACATCGTCTACCGCTTCTCCGGCGTGCGACCGCTGCCCCGCCACGACGAAGTCGCGCCCGGATTCGTCTCCCGCGACTACCGCATCGACGCCACTCGCATCGACGGGACCCCGGCAGTGGTGCTCAGCCTCGTCGGCGGCAAGTGGACCACATTCCGCGCCTCCGCCGAGCGCCTCGCCGACACCGTGCTGACCCACCTCGGCGTCCCGCGGCGGCGCTCCACCAAGAGCGTTGCGATCGGGGGTGGCCAGGGGTTCCCGGCGACCCAGCGCGCCCGCGTGCAGTGGGTCGCCGACCACACCGGGGCGCTGCCGACCGCGCGGGTGGATAGGCTGCTCTCCCGCTACGGCACCGTCGCGACGGAGGTGATCGCCGCCATCGTCGGCGACCCGGGCGACGCACCGCTCACCTTGGCGCCGCAGTACAGTTCGGCGGAACTGCGCCATGTGGCCGCCACCGAGCACGTGCGTCACCTGGACGACGTGCTGATGCGCCGCACGAGCCTGGCGTTCATCGGCGCCGTCACACCGGACGCGGCGCGCGAAGTGGCCGAGGTCATCGCCCCGGTCCTCGGGTGGGACGATGCACGTGTGCGGCACGAGATCGACCGGGGACTGCGCGCCGTGCGCGCGGCAGAGCCGGCACCCGAGAACGAGGAGACGCCGTGGCCGACCACGTGA
- the glpK gene encoding glycerol kinase GlpK, translating into MADHVIAIDQGTTSTRAIVFDSTGSIVTTAQREHAQIFPRAGWVEHDPMEIWTNTEWVLSSTMSRAGLSAGDIAAIGITNQRETAMLWDRRTGRPVANAIVWQDTRTQPRIDQLAAQSDAGSQRFAEQTGLPLATYFSASKIAWILDNVPGVRAAAEAGDVMFGTPDTWLIWNLTGGSRGGIHVTDVTNASRTLLMDLRTLDWSDELLAVWDIPRGILPEIRSSSEVVGEVSVPGIARGVRIAGILGDQQAATFGQAAFDAGESKNTYGTGNFLLVNTGTELVRSQHGLITTVAYRCGEEPARYALEGSIAVTGSLVQWLRDNLGLIQRSKDIEALAASVDDNGGAYFVPAFSGLFAPYWRPDARGALVGMTRYVTRGHIARAALESTAFQTRDIVEAVAADTGVAPDELRVDGGMTRNDLLMQFQADILGIPVVRPRVVETTALGAAYAAGLATGVWTGRDRLREHWREDVRFEPRMEPDERERRYRLWRKAVTKSFDWVDDDARILMDTV; encoded by the coding sequence GTGGCCGACCACGTGATCGCGATCGACCAGGGAACGACGTCCACCCGGGCCATCGTGTTCGACTCGACGGGCAGCATCGTCACGACAGCGCAGCGCGAACACGCGCAGATCTTCCCGCGTGCCGGGTGGGTCGAGCACGACCCGATGGAGATCTGGACCAACACCGAGTGGGTGCTGTCTTCGACGATGTCGCGTGCCGGCCTGAGCGCCGGGGACATCGCCGCGATCGGCATCACGAATCAGCGCGAGACCGCGATGCTGTGGGATCGCCGCACCGGCCGCCCCGTCGCCAACGCGATCGTGTGGCAGGACACCCGCACACAGCCGCGCATCGACCAGCTGGCGGCGCAGTCGGACGCCGGCAGCCAGCGCTTCGCGGAGCAGACCGGGCTGCCGCTGGCGACCTATTTCTCGGCGTCGAAGATCGCCTGGATCCTCGACAACGTCCCCGGGGTGCGCGCCGCCGCGGAAGCCGGCGACGTGATGTTCGGCACCCCGGACACCTGGCTCATCTGGAACCTCACCGGCGGCAGCCGGGGCGGCATCCACGTCACCGACGTCACCAACGCCAGCCGCACCCTGCTGATGGACCTGCGCACGCTCGACTGGTCCGACGAACTGCTGGCGGTGTGGGACATCCCGCGTGGCATCCTCCCCGAGATCCGCTCGTCGTCCGAAGTGGTCGGCGAGGTCTCGGTGCCCGGGATCGCCCGTGGCGTGCGCATCGCCGGCATCCTCGGCGACCAGCAGGCGGCGACCTTCGGGCAGGCCGCGTTCGACGCGGGGGAGTCGAAGAACACCTACGGCACCGGCAACTTCCTGCTGGTGAACACCGGCACCGAGCTGGTCCGATCGCAGCACGGCCTCATCACCACCGTCGCCTACCGGTGCGGGGAGGAACCCGCGCGGTACGCGCTGGAGGGCTCCATCGCGGTGACGGGGTCGCTCGTGCAGTGGCTGCGCGACAACCTCGGCCTCATCCAGCGGTCCAAGGACATCGAGGCGCTCGCGGCATCCGTCGACGACAACGGCGGGGCGTATTTCGTGCCCGCCTTCTCGGGGCTGTTCGCCCCGTATTGGCGGCCCGACGCGCGCGGCGCCCTGGTCGGAATGACCCGCTACGTCACGCGAGGGCACATCGCCCGGGCCGCGCTGGAATCCACCGCGTTCCAGACCCGTGACATCGTCGAGGCCGTCGCCGCCGACACCGGGGTCGCCCCGGACGAGTTGCGGGTGGACGGCGGCATGACCCGCAACGACTTGCTGATGCAGTTCCAGGCCGACATCCTGGGCATCCCGGTGGTGCGTCCGCGGGTCGTGGAGACCACCGCGCTGGGTGCGGCGTACGCGGCAGGGCTCGCCACCGGCGTGTGGACGGGGCGCGACCGGCTGCGGGAGCACTGGCGCGAAGACGTGCGCTTCGAGCCGCGGATGGAGCCCGACGAGCGCGAGCGCCGCTATCGGCTCTGGCGCAAAGCGGTGACGAAGTCGTTCGACTGGGTCGACGACGACGCGCGCATCCTCATGGACACCGTGTAG
- a CDS encoding DNA-formamidopyrimidine glycosylase family protein, with amino-acid sequence MPEMPEVQGLVDFLDARAAALHITRATVANIAALKTYDPPVEALKGAQILDARRHGKFVDLTARTEAGDPLHLVFHLAKAGWLRWYDALPATVIKPGRTPIALRVAFDDGSGFDLTEAGTKKSLAVYVVRTPDDVPGIARLGPDPLGRGFDRDAFAALLAGRRTQIKGVLRDQSIIAGVGNAYSDEILHAAHISPYALAAGLDDAEIDRLYTALRETIADAVATASGKPPADLKDAKRRGMQVHGRRGEACPVCGDEVRSVFFADNSLEYCPTCQTGGKILADRRLSRLLK; translated from the coding sequence ATGCCGGAGATGCCCGAGGTACAGGGACTCGTCGACTTCCTCGATGCGCGCGCCGCGGCGCTGCACATCACCCGTGCGACGGTCGCGAACATCGCTGCCCTGAAGACGTACGACCCGCCGGTGGAGGCGCTCAAGGGCGCTCAGATCCTCGACGCCCGCCGCCACGGCAAGTTCGTCGACCTCACCGCCCGCACCGAGGCCGGCGACCCGCTGCACCTGGTGTTCCACCTGGCCAAGGCCGGCTGGTTGCGCTGGTACGACGCGCTGCCGGCGACCGTCATCAAGCCCGGCCGCACCCCGATCGCGCTGCGCGTCGCCTTCGATGACGGCTCCGGTTTCGACCTCACCGAGGCCGGCACCAAGAAGTCCCTCGCGGTGTACGTCGTCCGCACCCCCGACGATGTTCCCGGCATCGCCCGGCTGGGGCCCGACCCGCTCGGCCGCGGTTTCGACCGCGACGCGTTCGCCGCCCTGCTCGCCGGCCGGCGCACCCAGATCAAGGGCGTGCTGCGCGACCAGTCGATCATCGCGGGCGTGGGCAACGCCTACTCCGACGAGATCCTGCACGCCGCTCACATCTCGCCGTACGCCCTGGCCGCAGGCCTCGACGACGCCGAGATCGACCGGCTCTACACTGCGCTGCGGGAGACGATCGCGGATGCCGTCGCGACGGCATCCGGCAAGCCCCCCGCCGATCTGAAGGACGCCAAACGCCGCGGCATGCAGGTGCACGGCCGGCGGGGCGAAGCCTGCCCGGTGTGCGGCGACGAGGTGCGGTCGGTGTTCTTCGCCGACAACTCGCTGGAGTACTGCCCCACCTGCCAGACCGGCGGCAAGATCCTCGCCGATCGCCGGCTCTCCCGACTGCTGAAGTAG
- a CDS encoding GNAT family N-acetyltransferase has translation MQTVTLRTARLELSIPTEADADAITAAAQDPEVPRWTTLPFPYERAHADDFIAKAAQWWAAETELTWAIRLDGAWIGMIGLQHLHVGGDAEIGFWLAAHARANGYLTEAARAVIDFAFAAEPLDLKRIEWQAIVGNIPSARTARTLGFRYEGTMRQKLVNPRGRDDGWVAGLLPTDDRSPADWPILSV, from the coding sequence ATGCAAACTGTGACCCTCCGCACGGCTCGGCTCGAGCTGTCGATCCCGACGGAGGCGGATGCCGACGCGATCACGGCCGCCGCGCAGGACCCTGAGGTCCCGCGGTGGACGACGCTGCCCTTCCCGTACGAGCGCGCGCACGCCGATGACTTCATCGCCAAGGCCGCGCAGTGGTGGGCTGCCGAGACCGAGCTGACCTGGGCCATCCGACTCGACGGCGCGTGGATCGGGATGATCGGCCTGCAGCACCTGCACGTCGGCGGCGACGCCGAGATCGGGTTCTGGCTGGCCGCGCACGCACGCGCGAACGGCTACCTGACTGAGGCAGCCCGCGCCGTGATCGACTTCGCGTTCGCCGCGGAACCGCTGGATCTCAAGCGCATCGAGTGGCAGGCGATTGTCGGCAACATCCCCTCGGCCCGCACGGCGCGCACCCTCGGCTTCCGCTACGAGGGCACGATGCGCCAGAAGCTGGTGAACCCGCGCGGGCGGGACGACGGCTGGGTCGCCGGTCTGCTGCCCACCGACGACCGCTCCCCCGCGGATTGGCCGATCCTCTCGGTCTGA
- a CDS encoding type IV toxin-antitoxin system AbiEi family antitoxin domain-containing protein, translating into MAVTIRYAELRAQGATHRRIEAAVAAGDLIRVRRGVYVGALCPPAALAAARHGGRVDCLTLLASLRIFVLANRVLHVQMDYGSTRVPARSDRVVRHWRSTVAHPAALMAPMIEALAQACRCQSPRAAIATLDSAWHLGFVDEAGIAEVFRLLPHRFAVLRALVDRRSESGPETFMRLLLRAQGWHVDVQVQIRGVGRVDLVVNGWLIIECDSEAFHGDWETGKRDRRRDLQAARQGYVTLRPIAEDILFRTDEVLAAIRDAVAHHDQRVHNVANPLRRGGNGIR; encoded by the coding sequence GTGGCTGTCACCATCCGATACGCGGAACTGCGCGCGCAGGGCGCCACGCACCGCCGGATCGAAGCCGCCGTCGCCGCCGGCGACTTGATCCGCGTGCGTCGCGGGGTCTACGTCGGCGCGCTCTGCCCACCCGCCGCCCTGGCCGCTGCGCGCCACGGCGGACGGGTCGACTGCCTCACGCTGTTGGCGAGTCTGCGAATCTTCGTCCTGGCGAACCGGGTCCTCCACGTGCAGATGGACTACGGATCCACGCGTGTCCCCGCGCGTAGCGATCGTGTCGTGCGGCACTGGCGCTCCACCGTCGCGCACCCGGCCGCGCTCATGGCCCCGATGATCGAGGCGCTGGCTCAGGCGTGCCGGTGCCAATCGCCGAGGGCGGCCATCGCCACACTCGACAGTGCCTGGCACTTGGGGTTCGTGGACGAAGCGGGGATCGCTGAGGTCTTCCGACTTCTGCCGCATCGGTTCGCCGTCCTGCGTGCGCTGGTGGACCGACGTTCCGAGTCGGGCCCGGAGACGTTCATGCGCCTGCTGCTGCGTGCACAGGGTTGGCATGTGGATGTGCAGGTCCAGATCCGCGGGGTGGGGCGGGTGGACCTCGTCGTCAACGGGTGGCTCATCATCGAGTGCGACAGCGAAGCATTCCACGGCGACTGGGAGACGGGAAAGCGGGATCGTCGACGCGATCTGCAGGCAGCGCGACAGGGCTATGTCACGCTGCGCCCCATCGCTGAGGACATCCTGTTCCGAACCGACGAGGTGCTCGCGGCCATCCGCGACGCCGTTGCCCACCATGACCAGCGCGTGCACAACGTCGCCAATCCGCTGCGCCGCGGCGGCAACGGCATCCGCTGA
- the trpS gene encoding tryptophan--tRNA ligase: protein MTRPRLYSGMQPSADSLQIGNYIGALMQWRDLQESYEAFFSVVDLHALTQPNDPAELREKTRRTAAQYIAAGIEPSRSTLYVQSHVRAHTELAWILSTITGFGEAGRMTQFKDKSQRYGADATSVGLFTYPVLMAADILLYQTNIVPVGDDQKQHVELTRDLAERFNSRYGQTFQVPMPVIQKDTARIFDLQNPTAKMSKSAESDAGVLWLLDDPAVTVKKVMRAVTDSEGSVRFDRESKPGVSNLLVIYAAVTGRQIPSIEDEYAGRGYGDFKKGLAEAVVAEFAPVRERALELLDDPAELDRVLAANAARADEVADRTLGDVYDKMGLLRRV from the coding sequence GTGACCAGACCCCGTCTCTACTCCGGAATGCAGCCCTCCGCCGACTCCCTTCAGATCGGCAACTACATCGGGGCGCTCATGCAGTGGCGCGACCTGCAGGAGTCGTATGAGGCGTTCTTCTCCGTCGTGGACCTGCACGCGCTGACCCAGCCGAACGACCCCGCGGAGCTGCGCGAGAAGACCCGTCGCACCGCGGCGCAGTACATCGCCGCCGGCATCGAGCCGTCGCGATCGACCCTGTACGTGCAGTCGCACGTGCGGGCGCACACCGAGCTGGCGTGGATCCTGTCCACCATCACCGGCTTCGGCGAGGCCGGTCGCATGACGCAGTTCAAGGACAAGTCGCAGCGCTACGGCGCCGATGCGACCTCGGTCGGCCTGTTCACCTACCCGGTGCTGATGGCCGCGGACATCCTCCTGTACCAGACCAACATCGTGCCGGTCGGCGATGACCAGAAGCAGCACGTCGAGCTGACGCGCGATCTCGCGGAGCGGTTCAATTCGCGCTACGGCCAGACGTTCCAGGTGCCGATGCCGGTCATCCAGAAGGACACCGCGCGCATCTTCGATCTGCAGAACCCGACCGCCAAGATGTCGAAGTCGGCGGAGTCCGATGCCGGTGTGCTGTGGCTGCTGGATGACCCGGCGGTCACCGTGAAGAAGGTCATGCGCGCCGTCACCGACAGTGAGGGCTCGGTGCGCTTCGACCGCGAGAGCAAGCCGGGAGTGTCGAACCTGCTGGTCATCTACGCCGCCGTGACCGGTCGCCAGATCCCCTCGATCGAGGACGAGTACGCCGGGCGCGGATACGGCGACTTCAAGAAGGGTCTCGCCGAGGCCGTGGTCGCCGAGTTCGCTCCGGTGCGCGAGCGCGCCCTGGAGCTGCTGGACGACCCGGCCGAGCTGGACCGCGTGCTCGCCGCCAACGCCGCGCGTGCTGACGAGGTCGCCGACCGCACCCTCGGCGACGTGTACGACAAGATGGGCCTGCTCCGCCGCGTCTGA
- a CDS encoding exodeoxyribonuclease III produces MPRTLRIASVNVNGIRAAARKGMQPWLESAGVDILTLQEVRAEASDLAAALPGWHVVNDEALAKGRAGVAIAARSPLEVWRTDLGDDTLDSQGRWVEAEIDVDGEQVTVVSAYVFTGAADTDKQVAKYAFLDAMEARMPQLASDGSLAVITGDLNVGHRELDIRNWKGNIKKAGFLPRERAYFDRFTAGAGQTVTCVDGSTGTGLGWVDVGRTFHGEVDGPYTWWSNRGKAFDTDTGWRIDYHLASPALGGRVVDYRVVRAPSWDTRWSDHAPVIADYTIGA; encoded by the coding sequence GTGCCCCGAACGCTTCGCATCGCCTCCGTCAACGTCAATGGCATCCGTGCCGCCGCCCGAAAGGGCATGCAACCCTGGCTGGAATCGGCCGGCGTCGACATCCTGACGCTGCAGGAGGTGCGCGCCGAGGCATCCGATCTCGCCGCCGCCCTGCCCGGCTGGCACGTCGTCAACGACGAAGCCCTCGCCAAGGGCCGCGCGGGGGTGGCCATCGCCGCCCGCTCCCCGCTGGAGGTGTGGCGTACCGACCTGGGCGACGACACGCTGGATTCCCAGGGACGCTGGGTCGAGGCGGAGATCGACGTCGACGGCGAGCAGGTCACCGTCGTCAGCGCGTACGTCTTCACCGGCGCGGCCGACACCGACAAGCAGGTGGCCAAGTATGCCTTCCTCGACGCGATGGAGGCTCGTATGCCGCAGCTGGCATCCGATGGATCGCTCGCTGTCATCACCGGTGATCTCAACGTCGGGCACCGCGAGCTGGACATCCGCAACTGGAAGGGCAACATCAAGAAGGCCGGGTTCCTCCCCCGCGAGCGGGCGTACTTCGACCGGTTCACCGCAGGGGCGGGCCAGACCGTGACGTGCGTCGACGGCTCCACCGGCACGGGCCTCGGCTGGGTCGACGTGGGGCGCACGTTCCACGGCGAAGTCGACGGGCCCTACACGTGGTGGTCCAACCGCGGCAAGGCTTTCGACACCGACACCGGCTGGCGCATCGACTATCACCTCGCCTCCCCTGCCCTGGGCGGACGGGTCGTGGACTACCGCGTGGTGCGGGCGCCGTCGTGGGACACGCGCTGGAGCGACCACGCGCCGGTCATCGCTGATTACACGATCGGGGCGTGA
- a CDS encoding YihY/virulence factor BrkB family protein: MSVDRPDPPPGAAREPDENWRARWESTQSSLRQRFDEPIEHATALTRRTMAWFPVRVWRHFLRSNGFLLAASISYQSLFAMFAVVYVAFAIAGVWLGGSTEAVQAVISVVNSYIPDLISDTGPISPKEVTDVAQSSTGALAVTGAAAFLVAVWTAIGFVTFTRRAVRDIFGLPFDGRGYVLLKARDFVAAVLFGIALLLGAGLGAVASGAVDLLFHLLGWADSSEWLYVLGRVLSILVAFAINSTALALLFRFLAGAAAPWPTIWPGALLGGAAIGVLQISAGLLLVYTPSNPLLATFSVFIAFLVWFRLIAIVILVAASWIAVVAADRDIPLGPASEHERRVAEAHALVVGAEQRLRAALAERERARWWQVWRAWRAEREVREAEQALDDAQAGLTAARAGGRRLG, from the coding sequence GTGAGCGTCGACCGTCCCGATCCGCCTCCGGGCGCCGCGCGCGAGCCGGACGAGAACTGGCGCGCACGCTGGGAGAGCACGCAGTCATCGCTGCGGCAACGCTTCGACGAGCCGATCGAGCACGCCACGGCGCTGACCCGGCGCACGATGGCGTGGTTCCCGGTGCGGGTGTGGCGGCACTTCCTGCGCAGCAACGGATTCCTGCTGGCGGCGAGCATCAGCTACCAGTCGCTGTTCGCGATGTTCGCGGTGGTGTACGTCGCGTTCGCGATCGCCGGGGTCTGGCTCGGCGGCAGCACCGAGGCTGTCCAGGCCGTCATCTCGGTCGTCAACTCCTACATCCCCGACCTCATCTCCGACACCGGCCCGATCTCACCGAAGGAGGTCACCGACGTCGCCCAGTCCAGCACCGGCGCGCTGGCCGTCACCGGCGCAGCGGCATTCCTGGTCGCGGTGTGGACGGCGATCGGGTTCGTGACCTTCACCCGCCGGGCCGTGCGCGATATCTTCGGGCTCCCCTTCGACGGCCGCGGGTACGTGCTGCTGAAGGCGCGTGACTTCGTCGCGGCGGTGCTGTTCGGCATCGCACTGCTGCTGGGCGCGGGGCTGGGCGCGGTGGCATCCGGCGCCGTCGACCTGCTGTTCCACCTGCTCGGCTGGGCCGACTCGTCGGAGTGGCTGTACGTGCTGGGGCGGGTGCTGTCGATCCTCGTCGCGTTCGCGATCAACTCCACCGCGCTGGCGCTGCTGTTCCGCTTCCTCGCCGGTGCGGCCGCTCCGTGGCCGACGATCTGGCCCGGCGCCCTGCTGGGCGGGGCGGCCATCGGCGTGTTGCAGATCAGCGCCGGGCTGCTGCTGGTGTACACCCCGTCCAACCCACTGCTGGCGACGTTCTCGGTGTTCATCGCGTTCCTGGTGTGGTTCCGTCTGATTGCGATCGTGATCCTGGTGGCGGCGTCGTGGATCGCCGTCGTCGCCGCCGATCGCGACATTCCGCTGGGCCCCGCCTCGGAGCACGAACGCCGCGTCGCCGAGGCCCACGCCCTCGTGGTGGGGGCGGAGCAGCGACTGCGCGCGGCCCTGGCCGAACGCGAACGGGCGCGGTGGTGGCAGGTGTGGCGCGCCTGGCGCGCCGAGCGGGAGGTGCGCGAGGCGGAGCAGGCGCTGGACGACGCGCAGGCGGGGCTTACTGCGGCGCGCGCGGGCGGGCGGCGGCTGGGCTGA
- a CDS encoding succinate dehydrogenase iron-sulfur subunit, with amino-acid sequence MATAIAPAEALAAAPSNDTGIQSFLVTFIIRRFDPEQDAEPRWVDYDVELYSTDRVLDALHKIKWEVDGSLTFRRSCAHGICGSDAMRINGRNRLACKTLIKDLDISKPIYVEAIKGLPLEKDLVVDMEPFFASYREVQPFLIAGSKPEPGKERIQSIAKREIFDDTTKCILCAACTSSCPVFWTDGQYFGPAAIVNAHRFIFDSRDDAGDARLDILNDKEGVWRCRTTFNCTEACPRGIEVTKAIAEVKQAILRK; translated from the coding sequence ATGGCCACTGCGATCGCCCCGGCCGAGGCTCTCGCCGCCGCGCCGAGCAACGACACCGGCATCCAGTCGTTCCTCGTCACGTTCATCATCCGGCGCTTCGATCCCGAACAGGATGCCGAGCCGCGCTGGGTCGACTACGACGTGGAGCTGTACTCCACCGACCGTGTGCTCGATGCCCTCCACAAGATCAAGTGGGAGGTCGACGGGTCACTGACCTTCCGCCGCTCCTGCGCGCACGGCATCTGCGGGTCCGACGCGATGCGCATCAACGGCCGCAACCGGCTCGCGTGCAAGACCCTCATCAAGGACCTCGACATCTCGAAGCCCATCTACGTGGAGGCCATCAAGGGCCTGCCGCTGGAGAAGGACCTCGTCGTCGACATGGAGCCGTTCTTCGCCTCCTACCGCGAGGTGCAGCCGTTCCTGATCGCCGGTTCCAAGCCGGAGCCGGGCAAAGAGCGCATCCAGTCGATCGCCAAGCGGGAGATCTTCGACGACACCACCAAGTGCATCCTGTGCGCCGCGTGCACCTCGTCGTGCCCGGTGTTCTGGACCGACGGGCAGTACTTCGGCCCCGCCGCGATCGTCAACGCGCACCGGTTCATCTTCGACTCCCGCGACGACGCCGGCGACGCGCGTCTGGACATCCTCAACGACAAGGAAGGCGTGTGGCGCTGCCGCACCACCTTCAACTGCACCGAGGCGTGCCCTCGTGGCATCGAGGTCACCAAGGCCATCGCCGAGGTCAAGCAGGCGATCCTGCGCAAGTAG